Below is a genomic region from Meleagris gallopavo isolate NT-WF06-2002-E0010 breed Aviagen turkey brand Nicholas breeding stock chromosome 5, Turkey_5.1, whole genome shotgun sequence.
TATAAAACCCCATTAAAGCAACGCAAGGGACAACCAGGAGCAGCAGTAAACCACAGAAATGTTTATCTACaaactgacagaaaaatgagttcAGAGAAAGCATGAACAGTGTTAAAGTTTTCAAAATGGTTCCGGATTTTTTAAGCATACGCTAAGGACAGAGACACAGAATTTTAATACCGGTTCTCTTCCAAGGAGGAGGTTAAATGGGGCACATCTCAGCTTAGCAGGTTCAAGGGAAAGCCATTCTCATAACAAGCAAGTTTACATTGCTGGACTGAAAGCCTTTCTGGTTCACAGCATAAATACGATGCAGTgctctcctctgccctttacTGTGCTCTACCAACTCCAAAAGCTGCATTTACCTTGCCTAAAGGTTATAGAAAGGGACAAACTTCCTTTCCAGTTAATGCTTGCTTGCTACAGGAGAGTGAATTTAAGGCTGAGTGGGCTGATTGCCAGGATAGCAGTTTCCCCTAGGGAATCACCAGAATGATGTGAGACACATTGATCCTTTTTGCTGTGAAGAAGGTTCCCATTGCATGTTCCACTTCCAGAGCTTGCCCATTGGTCAACACTCCAGCAGAGAGAGCCATGAGGTGGGGGAAGGGGCAGCTGGAGCCAAGGGGAAGAGTTCTGCACCTCTAACTTCTGGCCCTGAAGCTCCTCAGTAGTCTGCAATTACCACACACAAGTATCACAGGTTTAAAATAAGCTAGAAAGCAAACAATAGACCAGGTTGCACTGGTCTTTGGGaaccttcaaaagaaaaacgAGTGCATGGGTCAGCCTGGAAGCTGCGAGTTCCCAAAGAGTGCATTATGGTGCATTACCATCAGAAACATCCTCTTACCCTcactattttcattttgcaaacatCCTGCTtgcaagctgcccagagctagCCGGATGAGAACACTGAGCTTCCTGTGAGAGAACACTGGTTTCCATTGCTCTGtaccaaaacaaacagcaaaccaATGTTGGGCGCAAATATTTCTTGCTGCATACAAAAGCTCACTTCCTAGAAtttataaaaagcattttcactgGTTaagtttaaaatcaatttttgcAACTGCTCAGCAAACAAGCCTGCTTGCAGAATGAAAGAAGATCCGGTCTGCATAACTACAGAAAGGCAAAGCCTGGTCAACAACAGGGGTTCTGAAATACAGAGAGCACTTCATCTGTTCCTAAATTCCTGCGTTGGGGATCAAATCGTTACATCTGAAGCAATTCCATTTGTACCCAACACCGCTTCAAAACTGAGATCAAACACGCACTGACGGCATTTTGAAAGATGTGATGCTTGTCATGATGGTTGGATAAACGTAATTACGAACTACTGTACTTCTGGCAAGAGAAATCTGCTGTAACCAATACCACATTATGAGCAAACATCTTTGCTACAGATGGGATAGGGCTTCCCTTTTCCTGTTCTCAGAGATGCCTGTGTGCTTCTATTTACCTACTCCCAAGGCAGAAGGGAacctctgctgctcccagcccctcTGTCAAGCAGAGCAGGCCCAGCCCTGCCACAGAAGGCTCCCTTGCGCCCAGCTCAGCCCCCCGCTGAGGTCAGTCAGCTCCAGCAGTCTGCAGGGGCTGAGGGAGACCCAGTGCCAAGTGGAATGCAGGGGAAAGCAGGAGGAATGCTGGGGAATGCTTGCACGCAACTGACCTGTCATGCAGACGCTTGCGGGCTTCTCTGGGAGGAATGCAGATCAGCAAGAACAAATACAAAGGAAgataggagggaaaaaaagacccAGGTTCTGGGCACATATGTCAGACTCTACTGACCTGACAAACACCAGCAGCTCACATCTGTTTTctcacaaaagcagaacaagTGAGAGATGTGTTCGGGTGGCAAGGAAGTGGGTAGGCACAGCATGAACAAGCACACTGATAAGAAGGAGAAGTGATGTAACAGGAACAGCCCCAGACACAGAAACCCAAGTCTGCACATAAGGTTGCACAGCTGAGGTTAAGACTGCTGCAGATTGCTCTCACTGCAAGGCCGTTCTCCAGGCAGGAACAGAATAGCTGAAAACAAGCGTGATCAGAAGACAGAGCTAATCCTGTCAGagccactgcagcagcagtaagcactgctggctggctctccagcagctcctgccagctCGAGCAGCCTTGTCAGCCCACCTTCACCGCTGCACTAAACGTAAACTCTGCCGGTAACTAACTGCAAACTGCAGAGACTCAGCGAAGTGGGAGACCCGAGGATATCCCGCACTCCTCATAGACCACAGGTGGCCAATTTGCATGATAAGCAGAGAGGTGACAGAACCAGAGCCTCTGCTGCCGAGAAAGTGCAAAACCGTAGAACAACGGCTGGGAAGTGTCAGTCTCCGGATCAGTGCTTTCCCAGACCTCACCAAAACATCTGCATATGAAAAAACCTTTGAAAGCAGCAACACGAGGGCAGCTGGATTTTCACAGCGGCTTTTAAGATGAGGTTATAACTTCCTTATCATGTGCTACTTTGCTCTACAAGGAGATGCAATGCTCCAACAGCACGCAGCAACGAGAAACCCCTTAGATTTTACCAAGTTTGCTAGGTGAGGCAACAGCTCCTCCAGCCATGTAAAGGCTCCCCTTTACAGAAACAAGCCTTCCTACTGTCAGCAGCACTCTGTCTCCTGGCCGTCTGCAAAACACCCATTTACATAACAGGACAAACGGATCGTGAAGGGCAGATGAATCTCCAAACAGGAGAGAAGTTTATGTTCTTCTCAAAGTTTTCCTCGTTATCAGAAGTCACAAAAAGACAGACGCCACATCAGCAGTCGACGACAGAACCCTGCACTGAAATAAAGGGACAGACACACCGTGGCACATAAGGAAGAGGTGGCAGCCGGGCAGAGATTTACGATAAGACACCTGAGGGGGAGGTGAGGAATGAAATCAGCGATAAACCACAGCCACAAAAGCACCGATCCTCACGGCATCGGCGTTTAATATGCAAACCGCCCTGTGCTGAGGCATTTCGCCTCTCTTTGATGTACGCAGACAAGTTCTAACTGGAGATGCGGGACGGGAGAGTCCCCTCCGCCCATTATCTCTGCTGCCTATCGCCGCTCCTGcacagagggggaaaaaagagacagaacaaCAAGGgtaaaaaagcacaaaaaatcGTTATTACTGCAGGAGAGAGGCAGCGTGCTGCCGGCTGTGAGGCACGGCGCAGGCGGCAGGCTGCTGCCCGGTATCTGCAGCCCAGCAGAACAGAGAGACAAGCTGAAGGCAGGGCACACAGCAAAGGCGTTCCGAAGGCGCAGTAGGAATCGCGGAGCTCGCAGCCGCCTCCGAGGAACTTTTGCTCCCATTGTTCTCACCGAGCAGCTCCAGAAAGCTCCGGGCTCGCAGTGGCAATGCGTGCCGCTGCCAGGAGCAGCACCATTACATAACAGCGCCGACGGGAACACGCACAAAGGCACGGGGAGAGGCGGGCGGGCAGACGGTGCCCTCCTTCCCCGACCCGCAGAGCTCCCGCACACCGCCGGCACAACTCCGGCACCCTCCCACCCTCCTCCGCCTCCCGCACCGCGATCGGCTCACGCACGACGCAAACCTCGCCAACTACAGTATTTACGCGAACCCACCGCCGACAGACCCGACGCACCACCGCACTTTTTCACCTCTTCCTCCCGTCGCTTCTCCCGCCCGGGTGCGCCTCCCACACCCCGCCCTCCGCTTCNNNNNNNNNNNNNNNNNNNNNNNNNNNNNNNNNNNNNNNNNNNNNNNNNNNNNNNNNNNNNNNNNNNNNNNNNNNNNNNNNNNNNNNNNNNNNNNNNNNNNNNNNNNNNNNNNNNNNNNNNNNNNNNNNNNNNNNNNNNNNNNNNNNNNNNNNNNNNNNNNNNNNNNNNNNNNNNNNNNNNNNNNNNNNNNNNNNNNNNNNNNNNNNNNNNNNNNNNNNNNNNNNNNNNNNNNNNNNNNNNNNNNNNNNNNNNNNNNNNNNNNNNNNNNNNNNNNNNNNNNNNNNNNNNNNNNNNNNNNNNNNNNNNNNNNNNNNNNNNNNNNNNNNNNNNNNNNNNNNNNNNNNNNNNNNNNNNNNNNNNNNNNNNNNNNNNNNNNNNNNNNNNNNNNNNNNNNNNNNNNNNNNNNNNNNNNNNNNNNNNNNNNNNNNNNNNNNNNNNNNNNNNNNNNNNNNNNNNNNNNNNNNNNNNNNNNNNNNNNNNNNNNNNNNNNNNNNNNNNNNNNNNNNNNNNNNNNNNNNNNNNNNNNNNNNNNNNNNNNNNNNNNNNNNNNNNNNNNNNNNNNNNNNNNNNNNNNNNNNNNNNNNNNNNNNNNNNNNNNNNNNNNNNNNNNNNNNNNNNNNNNNNNNNNNNNNNNNNNNNNNNNNNNNNNNNNNNNNNNNNNNNNNNNNNNNNNNNNNNNNNNNNNNNNNNNNNNNNNNNNNNNNNNNNNNNNNNNNNNNNNNNNNNNNNNNNNNNNNNNNNNNNNNNNNNNNNNNNNNNNNNNNNNNNNNNNNNNNNNNNNNNNNNNNNNNNNNNNNNNNNNNNNNNNNNNNNNNNNNNNNNNNNNNNNNNNNNNNNNNNNNNNNNNNNNNNNNNNNNNNNNNNNNNNNNNNNNNNNNNNNNNNNNNNNNNNNNNNTATTCTTCAGTAGTTTCACATAGTAACTTCCAGGCGGTGCTACAATAAATTGCACAGCTTGAAAGCTGAAACAGCATGGAAGACTGATCATTCGCTCAAAACCAACGGTTTTCAATTAAATGGATGGAACATaactgaatttcagttttggCTTGAAAATGTAACCAGAGTTAGCATGTGTTATTGCTGTTGATTTTACATTCAGTAGCACTTGCTCACTGGAGATGATTATGGGTCAGTGCTTGCtactgatattaaaaataatgggGATCCAGTGGTGGTTTGGGCCCCTATCAGGGATCAGAAAACTCTTGAGATAGGGCTGAAAACTGCTATCACAAAGGCATTCCCTGCCCAAACCCAACTGCCAGACAGCCCTTTTAACAGTGAGGATATTGCTACACATGGTACAGTGAGGTCTGTCCAAGCTGGATTTTGTTtgaacactgaaaataattaaattctaCAGAAAAGTTTGATTTTACTTTGATGAGAAAAGCAAACCACTGCATTTCTGTATGGACATTAGCTCATGGAGATGCAGTTTGCAATACTAGCTTATGAAGTCTGCTCAGACCATTCCAAAGGCATACTCTGAGCTCTCACATAACACAGACCTTTCAACATCCTCACActgatttctgaaagatttatgtatttgtttacCACAACCTCGGTTTGCTTTGTGACCCTGGGGGTAGTCCTCCATGATTCACCGTGTTCAAGGGCCCCATAACGCTCCTATGAGCCTGAGCTGCCTACTACAAGCTGAGCCTGACTAGGACAACTGTGTGCCTGAGGGTCAGCATCAACATCATCTCTGATTTGGTTTGGTCCAAAGCATGCCAATATTctaatttcttcaaaaacagCTGCTGGCAATGGAACATCctcaaaaacaaatacaacttACTCTCACAGCTATacttgtttccatggaaatacataTTGAAGGggctttttccttcattttcaaaattctaTCTGCCAGTCTTCCATATTTTCTCAGACTACTCTGGTAGCTGCATAGATTGTACCCGAATACAAAGACTGCTGCAAGTGTGCCAAATGTGCACAGAGCCAAGTAGACAGCTGCTCGGCACATCCCCAGGAAAGAAGCAGTACGATGCTCATTAAGGTGCTTCCTTGATCAGAGAAGAGGCACCAGCCAGCACACACTGCGGCATTACCAACAAGATGAATGCTAATAACAGCTCGccatcagcacagctcacatGTTACCCTTAGACTTCAGCTTTACATTAGAGGGAAGGACATTGTATTTGCAGTGCAAGTCTGTCCCCAGTGGCTGCCAAATCTTTTGCTTCTGGATCTGGCTCTGCATTGTCTCCCACCATATGTCCCTGTTTCCAGCTACCTCCTCATGCCCTATCTCTTCTCTGTGTGCATGTTCTGTGCATCTGCCCACAAGAGGCTCCATTTCTCCAGAGACTCAGTGAAATGGCTGAGGGACAGCAGAGCCTCTGGGCTATGAGCGGTCAGGCAGTTTGTTTGCAAAAGCCTGGCAGGGGCTGCAGAAAAGGGCCGGCCACTCATGGGAGGAGGAAGGCATCGCCTGCATCTCACAGGCAGGCAGCTTGTGCAGGAAGAAAGCGAGAAGCAGGAAGCAACAGAACAAGAGGTCGAGCACAGGAAAGGATAAAAGGCGCCAAGACTGAAGTATCCCAGAGAAGGATTTTGGCTTTTGTCAGGCTATCACACCAGCACTGCGGCGTGTTGGATTTCAGGCCTGGCTACGGAAGGTCTCATAGGACTTTATGTTCAGCATTAGGCCTCATCAGTGCCTCATGAAAGTCTTAAAATGGTTCATCAAGCTTCCCACTGACAGGGAAAGGCTGTGTTGTGAGGCTCTGGTGTGCCTGCGAGTGGTGCGGGGGCTGCCCCTGGCAGGGAAGAGACGTGTGGCTCACAACCGTTAGGTCAGGGTCCTCCCAGCAACAGTgtaaacagcatgagaaagagAACGCAGAAATTGCAAAACAGATGGAGACAGGAGTCAACCTGGAAAACTTTTGCTTGTTGCTATTTAGCAAGGAGGAAATAATTCACCAGCTAACATTCCCGTGGTGGAGGAAGAAACAGTCCTAGAAAGTCAAATTGTTAAAGTCAAAGCCAAAACCTCGTTAGAAGAGCTAGCCAACTGTAGAAAGGGAGATGcaagagagaaggaaggcagTGCACAGGCACCAGGGCTGCATGCACAGGCCCCCTATGCCGGGACACATGGAGGCAAACGCTCGGCAGAAGCCCCggctcagcccagcagcagcagcagcagccacggGAGGACTGACGCTCTGGAACGAGTTCAGAAGGAGGGTGATAGCTGCTTGTGCAACCACAGGCAATTGGTTTACAATGAGGATATGTTTTCCTTGGCTCTGAGGGAATTTGGAAACGGTTTACAAACATTTGCAAGGCATAAGCTCAAGCAGGAGAGAACTGTCTAGCCAAAAAAGGCAAATTACTTTTGAGAGAAGAtaaaatagtaaagaaaaactgaagcagaaagtTAACTAATAACATTTTATCAAAGGGCTTTCATAAGTTGCAAAACTGCTCTCCCAAGCAGACTGGGGGAAAACCCAGGTACAGGCAGTTCTAGAACCAGACTGGGAAGGATTAATTAATAcatgtgagcagagagcatACAGAAGAACTTACTGACttgaaacaaatatttccatctCCATAATCTGTAGGCATGATTTTCCACTGTCCTGCACCTCTTGCTATCATTATCAGAGATGCAAACAAGGAAACTGTTTATCAAAGGAGGAGGGTAACCCTATAGTACTGCTCAGCATACGTGTATAGATTTCTCTCATTTCCAACCAAAAGAGAATTAGGGTTTAAACTGGTGTGGGGGAAAATGACACATTAGCAGTGAACCTCTTTGGCTTCTCCAGAGGGCACCTCTTGCCCCATCCCAAGTTTCCCTTAGTCTTGATGAGATGGGGATATGACTTCAGTGTTTTGATAGCATATGCATCCAAAAGTCATATCCAGCTACTTCTCAAGCTGTTTGACAAGCCCCCTTCCCATTTGGAAGCATTTGGGTGGCTGCTTATGGGAGTCCTAAAGATCCACACAGAAACCTGAAAAGTCAAGGTCCAGCTACAGCCCCGTTCCAAGCTGAAATAGCAACCTGCCAAAAGCCCTAGGAAACCCATGCCTCACTGGGCACGCACACTAACCAGCTAATAAGTTTCCACAAAGAGTACAGCAGTGGCTTGACAACTGCTGTGCTGCAACTCCTGTTCATGGTCAGCACCTTCAGCAGTGAGCCAGGCTCTTCCGACAGAAGAAAGCTGCTCACTGACCCGAGGATGTTCACATAACTAATTACCAAGCTTTATAACCACCCCCTACAGACTATGATGATGATGAATGAATTAGATTAGATAAGTCAATACAGTTCATCGGTGCAGTTTGCCCACTCAATGCATCCTCACTGTGCGCATCCATCAACGTGGAGGATGACATGGATTCAAAGTCTTTTCTCATACTAAATGAAACAACCACCAACCTGCAGCTTTCTAGCTTCTCCCAGGGACTCCCTAGGCCTTTCCTGCGTCTTTCTCTCACTCTCTGTCATTGTCCTGGATCATCCTCGAAGTTCTTTGATGACTGCCTTGTCCTTCCTCATTGAAACAAAGCAGATTAAGCTGCATCTATACCGTCTACATGATAAACTGTTGAAAAGCACTTAAGTCACAATGCAGAGCCTAACAAGCGTTCGCTACTGTTCTCCTCTGCCTGACAAAAACAGAGTTGTTCCACTGTGTGGCACAGATGCTCTGAACTCCACAACCAGTAGCGATGCCCCCTGTGCTGAATGATATTTCTAGAGCAAGGCATTTTCAGTCCCACCGTGGCTGTTGAGCTGTGGATGCCTACAGAAATTCTGAATCTACCGCAGTAACTGCAGCCAGCCTGTTCCAAGAGGGTACCTGGGAAGCTGTACTGCACTGCTCCAGTTCCCTCCTTCTCAGTTCTGACATATCCCTGCAGCAAGCGGTAGCTTGCATTAGCACTAAGGGGAATAGAAGTGCATAGCTGTAAAGTGCTTTGTGCTGAAATTTGAGCGCCGTGCCGTTCTGACACAGATTCCCAGCGGCCCCAGGCAGGCCACCTCCATCTCCCTGCGGCTGTTTGCCATCTGCAAAACTGGGCTAGCATCCTTTCTCCTTGCAACTCTCTCATATCGACCGTAAACACGGATGGGCTTCTCTGAGCGCGGGCACTGCGCAAAATAGGGGGCACGACTCAGAAAGCACGTCTTACTGCGAGAAGGACACGGGGCCGGCGGGACAGCCGCCAGGCGCGGCAGCGGCGCNNNNNNNNNNNNNNNNNNNNNNNNNNNNNNNNNNNNNNNNNNNNNNNNNNNNNNNNNNNNNNNNNNNNNNNNNNNNNNNNNNNNNNNNNNNNNNNNNNNNNNNNNNNNNNNNNNNNNNNNNNNNNNNNNNNNNNNNNNNNNNNNNNNNNNNNNNNNNNNNNNNNNNNNNNNNNNNNNNNNNNNNNNNNNNNNNNNNNNNNNNNNNNNNNNNNNNNNNNNNNNNNNNNNNNNNNNNNNNNNNNNNNNNNNNNNNNNNNNNNNNNNNNNNNNNNNNNNNNNNNNNNNNNNNNNNNNNNNNNNNNNNNNNNNNNNNNNNNNNNNNNNNNNNNNNNNNNNNNNNNNNNNNNNNNNNNNNNNNNNNNNNNNNNNNNNNNNNNNNNNNNNNNNNNNNNNNNNNNNNNNNNNNNNNNNNNNNNNNNNNNNNNNNNNNNNNNNNNNNNNNNNNNNNNNNNNNNNNNNNNNNNNNNNNNNNNNNNNNNNNNNNNNNNNNNNNNNNNNNNNNNNNNNNNNNNNNNNNNNNNNNNNNNNNNNNNNNNNNNNNNNNNNNNNNNNNNNNNNNNNNNNNNNNNNNNNNNNNNNNNNNNNNNNNNNNNNNNNNNNNNNNNNNNNNNNNNNNNNNNNNNNNNNNNNNNNNNNNNNNNNNNNNNNNNNNNNNNNNNNNNNNNNNNNNNNNNNNNNNNNNNNNNNNNNNNNNNNNNNNNNNNNNNNNNNNNNNNNNNNNNNNNNNNNNNNNNNNNNNNNNNNNNNNNNNNNNNNNNNNNNNNNNNNNNNNNNNNNNNNNNNNNNNNNNNNNNNNNNNNNNNNNNNNNNNNNNNNNNNNNNNNNNNNNNNNNNNNNNNNNNNNNNNNNNNNNNNNNNNNNNNNNNNNNNNNNNNNNNNNNNNNNNNNNNNNNNNNNNNNNNNNNNNNNNNNNNNNNNNNNNNNNNNNNNNNNNNNNNNNNNNNNNNNNNNNNNNNNNNNNNNNNNNNNNNNNNNNNNNNNNNNNNNNNNNNNNNNNNNNNNNNNNNNNNNNNNNNNNNNNNNNNNNNNNNNNNNNNNNNNNNNNNNNNNNNNNNNNNNNNNNNNNNNNNNNNNNNNNNNNNNNNNNNNNNNNNNNNNNNNNNNNNNNNNNNNNNNNNNNNNNNNNNNNNNNNNNNNNNNNNNNNNNNNNNNNNNNNNNNNNNNNNNNNNNNNNNNNNNNNNNNNNNNNNNNNNNNNNNNNNNNNNNNNNNNNNNNNNNNNNNNNNNNNNNNNNNNNNNNNNNNNNNNNNNNNNNNNNNNNNNNNNNNNNNNNNNNNNNNNNNNNNNNNNNNNNNNNNNNNNNNNNNNNNNNNNNNNNNNNNNNNNNNNNNNNNNNNNNNNNNNNNNNNNNNNNNNNNNNNNNNNNNNNNNNNNNNNNNNNNNNNNNNNNNNNNNNNNNNNNNNNNNNNNNNNNNNNNNNNNNNNNNNNNNNNNNNNNNNNNNNNNNNNNNNNNNNNNNNNNNNNNNNNNNNNNNNNNNNNNNNNNNNNNNNNNNNNNNNNNNNNNNNNNNNNNNNNNNNNCAAGGCCAAGAGCCACTCCCTGGACTCGCTGCAGAAGCGTcgggagggcagctggggcaAGACTTCCTCGGAGTCGGGAGCGTCGTCCTCATACAGCGGGGAGAGCCTGCGGGGGCTGGGGGGCAAGGGGCGCGGCCGGGGCCGGGTGGCAGACGGCTCCCTGCTGGGGCGCAGCTTCAGCCTGGGTGACCTCAGCCACTCACCGCAGACCGCCCAGAGGGTGGAGAGGATCGTCAGGGAGGTCAAGAGGAAGAAAGGCCTCTCGGAGGTGCCCGAGAGGGACAAGAAGATCGCGGCGCTGATGATCGCCAAGCACCAGGAGGCCAGCCTCCTGCGGGAGCAGCGGCAGGCGGCCCATCTGCAGTGGGACAGCCAGCGGCGCCTGGCGGAGCAGCggaaggagcaggaggagaaggagaagcagaaggcCCTCATGCAGGGCCAGCGCATGTGGGAGAGCCAGGTGGAGAAGCGGCGGGGAAAGCtgagccaggagcagcaggaggttGCCCTGCTGAAGCAGAAGCAGCGGCAGGTATGTGAGGAGAGGTGGCGGGAGCAGGCGGAGAAGCAGGAGCGGCTGCGGAGGGAGAAGCTGGAAAGAGCCATCCAGGAGGACAAGCAGAAGAAGCTCCATCAAGAGCACAATCTGAAGGCGAAGGAGGACAGCAAGAAGGAGCAGCGGGAGCGAGAGGAACAACTCCTGCAGGAGAAGCTGTCCACAGCCGCGCAGAAGAGGCAGAGGAAGGAGGTGCGGCTGCAGAAGGAGAGGAAGCAGCTCAACCAAGCAGAGAAGCTGAAGCACGAGACTTTGCTCAAGGAACTGGCCAAGCAagaggcagaagagaaggaaatgctgAAGGCCTCCCTGGAGATGAGTTTGTCCAAGGCTCAGGAGAACTACGAGCAGCTAGTAGAGAAGAGGAACCAGGAGCTGAGGGAGAAGGCCAGGCGGGAGGACATGCAGATCCAGAGAGCCAAACTGGCagcagagaagaaggaaagagagcagAAGGAGCACTTGGAGGCCCTGGCTAAAGAGACAGAGAGGAAACTCCAGCATGCTGCCCAGGTGGCTGAAGAGGTGGTCCAGGAAAAAGCCCGCAGGTTGGTCTTGAGCCgtctggagaaggagaaggtGCAGAAGATGAATAAGCAAAAGGTGGAACAGTACGAGGACTTACGGCGCAGGGAGATTCTCCTTTCTATCGAGAGGAAACTGGAGAGGAGCGAGCAGATCTTCAAGGAGAAGAAGACCGTCTTAGAAAATGCCAGGTCTGTAGCTCGGGCATCCTTCCATGTCCGGGAAAAGGTACGGGAGGAGACCAACACACGCACCTTTGACAAGATGGCCTTTGAAGCAGAGCTGCATGCCAGCCTGGATAAGAAATGAAAGGTCCTGCTGGGGATACGTTATCAGTTGTCCCTCATAATGCATCAGAAAGCTCCTCTCCattaacaatatttaaaaaaataaaactaactACCCTAATTTATTATTTTGGGGGAGCAGGGTACCGCACAAAAATGTGGCAGCTATTTCACAtactttttaaaacttgtttttgttctgGATGTGTTTTAAGGACTGACCTCAGTCATCTTTACGGAGGGGAAGCAAGCTTTTGCATCCTCCACCCCACAAGCACAGAGGGCTGCAGAAGAACTTTGCGTGATACTTGTGAGTTACCAATTGATTGTCTAAACTGGAGCTGACTACAGCGGCACTATTTTTTGTTGGAAAAACAGACAATAGAGACTATGGGCTACTCTTAGAGCCTGTTGACAAAGAACCCAAACCAAACCAGCTGGTTTTGGTTTGAGTGACATTCAGTGTGGTTTAAGATACAGGATTGCATTTTCAAAGCTGCTGCACACTCAGAAAGATGAAGATGCTCTCCTGGAGAAGTCCATGTGCCCCCGGGTGCGTCTCATTCACTGCTGATATCAAACATCGAGGAAAGAAAGTGTGGGTCAAGGCTTCACAACACCATATAAGCAGGCATTACAATCTGAGCTGGGTAGAAGTTGTTAAAAGTGCTCACAAACTCCGCAGTTTCACTTCTGCTGTTTGCAGCCTTTCCCCAGCATCCTTCCCCTCCTTTCTAAATGTCTCTTTCAAAGGTCTGTAGAGTTTCTTCTttcagaggagagaaaggaggaaagaatcTGTGGGCAATTCACAAGCTGACAGTCATCCAAACATTTGTACATTAAGATACAAAGATTAACAAGCCTGCGGAAGCTGGCCCTTGTTGCAAATGTGCAAATGGAAATCTGTGAATAGATTGCATAAAGGGGCTTAGGAATATCCATGCTGGGAATATTCATGTTTGACAAGACCTGAGCAACCTTCTCCAGCTCAGCCTGAGAGAGGCTGGACGAGGCATACAccagagatctcttccaaaCTACTGACTGCATGAGTTGCTTGCAGTGAGACTGTCACCCAGCTCTTATTG
It encodes:
- the CCDC177 gene encoding coiled-coil domain-containing protein 177 encodes the protein MPGHMEANARQKPRLSPAAAAAATGGLTLWNEFRRRAKSHSLDSLQKRREGSWGKTSSESGASSSYSGESLRGLGGKGRGRGRVADGSLLGRSFSLGDLSHSPQTAQRVERIVREVKRKKGLSEVPERDKKIAALMIAKHQEASLLREQRQAAHLQWDSQRRLAEQRKEQEEKEKQKALMQGQRMWESQVEKRRGKLSQEQQEVALLKQKQRQVCEERWREQAEKQERLRREKLERAIQEDKQKKLHQEHNLKAKEDSKKEQREREEQLLQEKLSTAAQKRQRKEVRLQKERKQLNQAEKLKHETLLKELAKQEAEEKEMLKASLEMSLSKAQENYEQLVEKRNQELREKARREDMQIQRAKLAAEKKEREQKEHLEALAKETERKLQHAAQVAEEVVQEKARRLVLSRLEKEKVQKMNKQKVEQYEDLRRREILLSIERKLERSEQIFKEKKTVLENARSVARASFHVREKVREETNTRTFDKMAFEAELHASLDKK